The genomic DNA GGTTTCATTTTAAGGACGTTGCTTTGTTAAACATGTGGAAGAGTTTCCCTAAGCTGTTGCACAATCTTATTGGATGTATTTTTCCCATCGttaattaaaatagcaaatgtGAAGGCTGATAACTGTGTACAGAAGGGTGTTTGATGTAACGTGAAAAGATTTGACTCCTTTGTGTGTGAGAGTGTGATCAGCCAGCCTTGCTAGCGATTTCTTCTGTCTACACTGCCAAATCTTCTATTTAAGTATTGTGAAaactctttgtttttttcaggtCGAATGAGTGATTTGAGTGTAATTGGTCATCCAATAGATTCAGAATCTAAAGAAGACTGTAGTGAAGAAACAGACCGAAGGCATGAGCTAATTGCTGAAATTTTACCTGAGTTAATTGAAATTGATATATACCACAGTGAAGAAGATGAAGGGGAAGACGAGGACTGTGAGAACGCTACTGACGTCACAACCACGCCCTCCGTGCAGTACATAAATGGGAAGCATCTAGTCACCACTGTGCCCAAGGACCCAGAGGCTGCTGAAGCTAGGCGTGGCCAGTTCGAAAGTGTTGCACCCTCTCGGAATTTTTCAGACAGCAGTGAAACTGACGGTCATCAGTTTGTAATCACCAAGACTGGCTTGTCTACTGCCATGCAACCTAATGAATCTAAAGAAACAACTGAAATCCTTGAAATTACATGGAGACCTGAGACTTACCCTGAAACAACAGAACATTTTTCAAGTGGCGAGCCTGAGATTTTCCCCACAGTCCCAGTCCCTGAGGGAGAAGCCTCAGAGGGACCAGAGTCAATCACAAAGAAAAGTCCTGAGCTTGATTACCTGATGCACCAGCATACTGAATTGGTACCTCTTTTTCCTGAAGAGTCTTCGGGAAATGCTGGCATTGACCAAGAATCTCAGAAAATAGTCTTTTCAAGGGCTACAGAAGGAACATTTGGTGAAGAGGCAGGAAGAAGTACTTTCAGCACGTACACCCCAAGTGCCGTTCCAAGTTCTGCATCAGCAGAAGTTTCAGAGGAAGTATCGTTTACCTTAACAGGAAGTCCACGGCCTGATGAGCCACTGTCCACGGCGGAAAGCTGGGTGGAAATAGCCCTTAGACAAAGTGTAGAGTTCTCGGGGAGTCCTTCTATTCCAATTCCAGAAGGCTCTGGGGAAGCAGAAGAAGACAAAGATAAAATGTTTGCCATGGTAACtgatttatcacagaaaaatactaCGGATTCACTTGTTACTTTAGACACTAGCAAGACAATGATCACAGAAAGCCTTTTGAATGTTCCTACACCCACGGTTTATTTGGTTTCTGAACAGCCTTCTGCCGTAGTGCCTACCAAGTTTGTAAGGGAGACAGACACTGTTGAGTGGGTCTTCAGGATATCTCctgagggaaaggagagggaagatgaGGAGAAGGGAACTACAGGTACAGCTTCTACAGTTGAGGTACATTCGCCCACTCAGAGATCAGATCACTTAATGTTACCCTCTGAATTCGAAAGCTCAAGTGAAGTGACAGCTAGTGCTTCAGCCTCTGCTACCAGGAAGAGTTTTATGTCCTTGATGACACCCACACAGTCTGAAAGGGAAATGACAAGTTCTACTCTTGTCTTTACAGAAACAAATGTTTTAGATAGTCTGGGGGCACAGACCACCGAGCCCAGCAGTAGCAGGCAACCTGGGGCTTGGGAAGGGCTGTCCATTGTCCCAGGGAGCCCCGTTTCTCTCTTTATGGAGCTGGGCTCTGGAGAAACTGCTGCCGACCCAGAAACCAccactgtttcttcattttcattgaaTGTAGAGTCTGAAATTCAAACCCAAAAGGAAACAGCTGGCACTTTGTCCCCACATGTGGAAACTCTATTCCCTTTTGAGCCAACTGGACTGGATTTGAGTACTGCAATGGACAGAGAGGTTGCTGAAATTATAAGCCAAACATCCAAGGAAAACTTGATTTCAGAGATCTCAGGGGAGCCAAATCATGGGGCAGAAATAAAGGGCTTTTCTACAGATTTTCCTTTGGAGGAAGATTTCAGTGGTGACTTTAGAGAATACTCAACAGTGTCTACTCCCataacaaaagaagaaacagtcATGGTggaaggctctggggatgcagCATTTAATGATACCCAAATTTCACCATCTGTAATACCTACTTCGGCCCACGTTTATCACAGAGCTGACTCAGAAGAACCTGGTCGCACTGTGGTCAGCACTTCAGCCTTCCCTTGGGAAGAGTTCCCAGCCTCAGCTGagggctcaggtgagcagctggtCTCACTAAGCAGCTCTGGTGACCAAGTGTTTCCCAGTGCTGTGGGAAATGTCTCCAATACAGATTCCCCAACTATTGACCAAGGATTGGGAGAAGAAGGTGCTATCGATGAAGCTGATAAAAGATCCACCATTTTGCCAACAGTGGAAGCTGAAAGCACTAAAGCTTCAGTGGAAAAGGGAGAAGTGGAGGTTGACGGCATGGATTCAGTGGACTTTCCCCAGACCGTGGAGCCAGACACATTATGGGTCACACAAGAAATCAACCCTGTAAGGCAAGGAAATGAAAGTGAAGTAGTGGCAGAAGAAAAGATCCGAGATCAGAAGTCCCTTGAATCTCCTCAAAGCTCTGTTGCACCAGAACAAACAAGTTTTgattcacaaacatttattgaaattgGACTCCAAAGCACAGATTATTCTACACTGACAACCAAGAAAACTTACAGCACTGATAAGGAAATGGAGGAGGAAGGCATTTCCTTAGGTGGCATGTCTACTCCAAATCTAGACTCACCGGGCTTGGAATCATACACAACTCTTCCTGAAGTTACTGAGAAATCCCATTTTTTCTTAGCTACTGCCTCGGTGACTGCATCAGTACCAGCTGAAAGTGTAATTACAGGTTCAACAATCAAAGAGGAAGAAAGTAGGAAACCCTTTCCCAAAGTTATGAGACCAATAGTTAAAGAGTCAGATACTGATCTTTTATTCTCTGGACTGGGATCAGGAGAAGAAATTTTGCCAACCACAGTATCAGTGAATTTTACTGACATGGAACAAGTCACTAGCACATTATATCCCCAGACTTCTCAAGTGCAAAGTTTTGAAACCAGCACCCTAAATGGTACAACTGGAGACTATGAGGGAATGGGAGTTGTGGAAAGTGAAATTAGACCACTCATTTCCCAAACAAACAGCATTTTTGAAGATAGTGAGACAGCAGCCAGCACAACCTTCCTAGAAATTTTAAGTGACACCAGAACTGAAGGGCCCTCTCCAGCACCTCTCACTTTCTCCACAGACACTGAACATCGAACAAGTCAGACACACCATTGGGCAGAAGAAATCCAGACTAGTAGACCACAGCCTATGGCTGATCAAGTCTCTAAAGAGAATTCTTCAACAGCAGAAACTGAAGGAGCAGCAACCTCTTCCACTGATTTTCTGGCTAGAACCCCTGGTCTTGAAGTGGCCAAAGGATTTGTTACATCAACACCAAAACCATCTGACTTGTTTTATGAACATTCTGGAGAAGGATCTGGGGAATTGGATATGGTTGATTTAGTCCACGCTTCTGGAACTACTCAGGCAAGTAGGCGAGGAAGCACCACATTTGTTTCTGATAGATCACCAGCAAAACATCCTGAGGTTCCAAGCGCTAAGGCTGTTACCGTTGATGGAGTCCCAACAATTTCAATGATGCCTCTTCATCCAGAGCAGAATGAAAGCTCCCCGGATCCAACTAGCACACTGTCAAGTACAACGTCATATGAGAGGTCCACAGAAGGTACTGCAGATAGTGTCCAAGACCACGTCAGGGGATTCGAGGATTCTACCTTAAGACCTGACAGAAGAAAAGCcactgaaaatattattatagATCTGGACAAAGAGGACAAGGATTTAATTTTGACAATTACAGAGAGTACCATCCTTGAAATTCTGCCTCAGCTGACGTCAGATAAAAATACTATCATAGATATTGATCACACTAAGTCTATATATGAAGACATCCTGGGAATGCAAACGGACATCGATCCAGAGGTACCCTCTGGACAACATGGCAGTTATGAAGACAGTACTCAAGTTCAAGAGAAGTATGAGGCAGCTGTTAACCTCTCTTTAACTGAGGAAGACTTTGAGGCCTCTGGTGATACTCTTCTGTACAGTCAGGCAACACAAAATGAATCAGTGACTCCTGAAGACCGAAGTCAGTTAGATCACCTGGGCTCTGTCTTCACAACTGGAATCCCCATCCCTAGCACAGAAACAGAATTAGATGTTTTGCTTCCCACAGCAACATCCTTGCTCATTCCCAGTAAGTCTGCCACAGTTAATCCAGAGATTGAAGAACCAAAAATGGAAGCAAAAACCCTGGATGACATCTTTGAATCAAGCACTTTGTCTGATGGTCAAGCTATTGCAGACCAAAGTGAAATAATAGCAACTTTGGGCCATTTGGAAAGGACACAGGATGAGgatgaagaaaagaaacatgtaGGTCCTTCTCTTCAGCCAGAATTCTCTTCAGGGGCTGAGGAGGCGCTGATAGAACCTACCTCCTACGTAAGTATTGGTACTACCTACCTGATGGCTCAGAGTTTAACAGAGGCACCTGATATGATGGAAGGATCCAATCCCCCAGATTCCACTGATACATCAGCAGTTTCAGCCTTTGCAAAGCTGTCTTCTCAGACACCATCATCTCCTCCACTCACTGTCCACTTAGGCAGTGGAGCCTCTGAACACTCAGAGGGCCCCCAGCCAAGTGCTCTGCCGCGTGCAGATGCTGGCATATCTCAAGTACCCCCAAGAAAACCTACATATGTTGAAGCAACTTTCAAACCCTCAAGTGAAGAGTACTTTCACATAACTGAGCCTCCATCCTCATCTCCTGACACAGAATTAGAGTCTTCGGAAAATGAAAGTCAACCTACATTATTAAAACAAACGGAAGCGTCTACTACCACAGAACTAAATGCTCAAAAAGAAATTGAGATTGCCCAGGATTCCCAAAACGAAACCAGTACTCAACTTTCTGGAGAAACAGTCAAGGTATTTCCCAGTATTAAAATACCTGAGTCTGGGACTGTTGTCACAGCTGCAAGTGAAGTTAAGTTAGAAGGTGCTACGCTATGGCCACACTCTACTTCTGCTTCTGTGATTTATGGGGTTGAGGCAGGTGTGATGCCTCAGCCCAGCCCACAGACTTCTGAGAGGCCCACCGTTCCTTCTTCTCTGGAAATAAACCCTGAAACACAAGGAGTTTTGATCAGAGGGGAGGATTCCACAGTAGCAACATCAGAACAGCAAGTGTCGGCGAGAATTCTTGATTCTGATAATCAGGCAACACTAAGCACCACAGAGTTAAATACTGAGCTTGCAACACCACCATTTCCCCTTCTGGAAACTTCTAATGAAACCAGTTTCCTGATTGGCATTAATGAAGAGTCAGTGGAAGGCACAGCAATCTATTTACCAGGTAAGGTCACAACATTGACAACTCTGTTTCCAAATTTGGAAACAGTCCCTTGGTCctaacatgtatgtgtatataatgtTTATTGCAATGTTAAAACCAGTGAAGTTTTTTTGTATTCACATAATGGTAGGACAGGCCATAGTATTGGGTCCATAATGAGATGCAAAGAAAGTAAGTATAGATTATTTGGGGGCTTTAAagatattctttgtatttttctgggTTTAAGAAAAGACATGCAGTCGCAATATGGAAAACTTTTAATTGTCAATGGTGCAAAAATTCAATTTGTTTTACTCTCAACAGAAGTATTGTTTTGTCTTCTGTCCTGAAGTTATACATCTTAGttttaagaacagaaaaaaaaagtatatcctacttttaaaaaaaatctctcattgATGGGTGCTATTAGGGCAATATTGAAATCTGtcaggcttttaaaatttcagtagtAAATAACTCAGATAAACATTTCACATAGTTTGTGCAATATTGGTTATCAGTTCATACTTTTATGTAGTTTCCCTGCTCCAGATAGTCTATGTCATGCCTCTAACACAGTGCCTAGCCATAGTGAGTATTCATTCGTACACATTCAAGCTCTATTttttgtcccccccccccttttttttttgttgttgttagggggtggtaattaggtttatttatttattttttaatgcaggtactggggattgaacccaacacctcgtgcatgctaggcatgcactttaccgCTGTGCTATAGATACCCTCCCCACCTTCGAGCTCTGCCTGTTGAGGGAAGATTCCTGGGTTTTTTTTACTGAATGGACAGAAAGTATGAATTTGATACTGGTTCATACAGACTATCTCACTTCATCGTCACAAAAAGGCTGTAATGCACATATTATTGTTGCCATTTATAAGGATAGGACatggaggttcagagagattCTGCAATGTGTCTGGGGTGGCAGCCACACATCACGGTGcaagtgggatttgaacccagatcagCCCCACTCCAAAGTCAAtggttttttctgttttttcagtgCTCTTTGGTGGTTTCCTATAAATAtggtataaaaatgaataattgaaatttaatGATATGTAAACCAGaaatcttgaaatatttacttggtagaattaatttttccttcaatCTAGCTTGATAATGTTGAGTTATTCACTTTAATGGTCTTCTCCAAGAACATTATCTAAGTAGCAGTATCAGTGGAATCCACAAGTACCAATCACCACCTAGTTGCTccctagaaaaaggaaaaacaagatcaGTACTTCAAGGGCTGTGTTAGttgaaaatatgttttgttttaatgaataTGTTTTACATCATGGCTGTATGTAGAGGattactctgatttttttcaaccttACCTTTTGTCCTAGTAATGCTTCAGTTTGTTGTGCTTCAGATAGAGTAAAATAGTCATAAAGTATAACTTTTATAAATGACTTGAAGTATTTCATGAATAAAATTGATCAAAGGTggttgatggatttttttttattgttgtcaCTTTATTACCTGTCAATGATTACCTAGGAATCTGGccaatatttattcttttgtaattTAGTTGAAATATACTTCAGGTTGGAGAAACTATcgcttctcggccttttggctaagatcaagtgcaGGTTGGAGGAACTATAAGACAGAATTCATTGGTAATAACTATACATATAGAGAGAGTTAGGTTTGGCAAATGAATGAGACATGTGTATCAGCTGTCCAGTCCCCAGTGTTTACCTACAACTAGAGCTTGCATCTCCACTGCAAAACAAATCATCACTTTAGGCTAATTCAGTAAACAGGAGCTCCTATTGGATTGCCTTGTCTATCCGTTGCAGATTCAACTTTCAGAGATTAATACAAACTGTTTAGGGAAGAATAAATTCGTGAAAACAAAACTGTTCTAATCTAAACTACTTTAAGTTCACAGAGtgacaccccctgcccccaccctgccaAGTCCTTGTCCCATACTCTCGCATAGTGTCTCGTGTCTGTGGTGGGAATGAGAATGTACTTCACGTTCGTGTGGCACGTCACCGTTTACCAAGCACTTTCACATAAGTGTCATTTTGAATTTGCACTGAGAGCAGCATGTGGCTGTGACGTTGACAATAGCCTTGTCATCTAGGCAGTGTACTTTCAAAAGCAGGAGGCTAAGATGGCTAGGgagattttaaatatctttagaGCTATAGGTGATTTTTAGCAAAATCGGGATGGCTTTTGGAGAAGTAGCTGTAAGCATCCAAATTAACCTAATTACAGTATTGAACCCACACATTCGAATGTGTATGTTTCAAGTCTTTCTAGTAGTCCAGAATTTTCTTAACACTCAGACAGTGTGAGTTTGACTTTCCTGGGTGGGAAAGGCTCAGTAATCTTCTATAGCAGTATCTGTTTACTGAAATATTCATATTTCATAAGTAGAcatcttcttttctttgtgtGCAATTATTTCAGACCTTCAGgacttaaaatttttgaaaatacggTTTTTACTCCACATATAACCTATTGATTTCAATTCTTCTGAAAAATGTTTAGCTCTCATTTGGATTCTTAAACATTTGAAACTTAAGCAACTCTGGGAAAAGGtttcaaatattatatataaactatTAATGTAAATATAATTATCCATGCAATATTACAGAATAATCTGTGTGTTTCAAATAGTATAAAAGTATTTGCATTTAGAAAATGTATATTAAACTGTTTCTCCTCATAAATTTGTAACTCTAGCCTTTATATTGATCTGCTAGGAGTGTcgattttctttgtgttttaataAGAACATTGTAATATAAATTTGAGGGTTCATTTTAGGTGAGGTTTTTGtatttgggtttgtttttataCAGTAGAGTTTAATCCATGTGTTGCTTTTCTTCAAGTATAGTTTAAAGGAGTACATTTGGAACGTGTTTTTGGAAAAAGCATATTAATGTAGCAGAAGAGACTTCAGTGCACACTTTCGAAGAAAAAGTTTCTGAGCATTAAGTGGTAAAAGGCAATAATAATTCAAATGATGGTAACAAGCCAATCTGCTAAAAAGAATGCATGTTCTGTGTATCCAGCCATTTCACATGAACTAACCTCgtttaaaagaatacattttccATTCACTGTGCACATACGTGTAATCATTTTGACTAAAATCAATTGCCATTATCATGCCAACTAAATCTGCAGTAGAATATATTAGTTGCCAGATACCAtacaaaatattgtttaaaaataatgatgattgAATCCCAGAAGTGAATAGATGCAATTTGTAACAATTAGCTGTAATGCCAAGATACACTCCAGAGAGTAAAGTTAATGTTAATTTTTACGTGTAGTATCTCTAAATTGCTGTGGTAAAGCTTATGTTATGGTAGCAATAGTTTTATGCTAAAATTTTATGCTAAAATATGTTGAAACTTAGAGATGAACCTAACTGCTTTTCTTACTTTCCTGAACACGGTAGGCCCAGACCGTTGCAAAACGAACCCGTGTCTTAATGGGGGCACCTGTTATCCTACTGAAACTTCCTATGTGTGCACCTGCGTGCCAGGATACAGTGGCGACCGATGTGAACTTGGTAAGATGTTCTTGCCCAAAAGTGTAGTGCTTTTCCAGAAGATGTATTGGGAAAGAATTTATATTGCATGAATCAATCAGAGAATTTCTGAGAAACCCATGTGTAGATGAATTAtacattaaatgaaatttaaatcatAAAGTGATTTAAGTAGGATCTGGGATATAGGGGCAGTTGTTTACTGAATTTTGTGACTGTACCCAACATGCAGTGAAGCTTACTGAGGTCAGCTGTATCTTTGTGGTTCTTACCCATAGGCTTTATAAATGTAAAGTTATGTAAATATTGACAGAAATTATTAGTCTGTCCCCCAGATCTGCATATCAATAAATCATCAATTTAAGGACAATTTTTTTTAGaaagctatatttaaaaaatagggaGCCTGGCcagatgtaatgtcctaaaaatatcaaccaagtccaatcATTCTATTGTTTCATTTAgcatctctgttgccttattgcatgactgagacattatgctgtacaccaaaaattgacacattgtaactgactatacttcaatcaatcaatcaatcaatcaatcaatcaatcaaattacagacaacttaaaaaaataggGAGCCTTTGGGTTTCAAGATAACTTGCTGCTGTGATGTGGCGTGGGACCACACCCCCACTGACTACCCCCAGAGGCCAGCCTCACCCACTCTGCCTCAGAGAGTCTTGATGTTGTCCAAACATCCTCCTTTCTTTCGGGTTCCGGAAAATATCACTATCTTTTTACTAAATCTGTTCCTTTTACTCCCATTCttatttcagtttccttttccttaaaaaagtttttaaagttttgatttgGCTAAAGATCGACCTTgactctgagaaaacagatggAATATGTGGGCCAGGTGCTCCTTTGAGCAGCCCTGTAACGATTTTCTCATAATGACTGAGTAAAGGAGGCCTGTGGATAACACTTTAGATTACACAGCAGTATTGAGATAAAACCCCCTGCATTCATGTTAAAAGACtgcttatttgaaaaaaaaaatcaacaaaagctaGTAGGGTCTATTTGTGTGCTAATCAGTGAGGATGTAGGTATCGCAATAGATAACATAGAAGGAATAATTATATCTTAAACATCAAActcacatgtatatatataaaagcattTATGTGGCTCCCATTCCTTTTCAcattaaaatcaattaaaaataatttaatgagtTAACGTACGTGAAGCTGTTTGATCAGTGGCTGGCACTTAGCAAGCACTATAAAAGTATTTGCCGTCATTactatataaaatcatttttactaaggCCATTTCTTTAGGTAAAGATACAGTCTGTACCTCTTAAGAAATTTACTTTGTATAttcattttgaatatttaataaaacattaattaaatttttagtgGAATTGCAAAATGCTATGGAATAAAGGCATTAATGTCATCAGAGGAGATCATGGAGGTCTGTGTAGAAAGGTTGTATTTGATGTAGGCGTTAGAGTTGGGGAGGATTTTGATacaaactaaagcacagagacCACAAACAGCAGAATGCATCTGGGGCACCATGAGTATTCAGGAAGCCTACGTAAGCATTTGTGGGAGAGAATATTGGAATGCAAGTTGGATCTAGATGGGTGTAAGAGGGTCCTGGATCCAAGGCATTGGAGAATTTTACTTCATAATCTAGTGAAGCGATTCTGAGACTTCAGCAGGCATCAGGATCACCTAGAGAGCATGGTCAGCCGCACTGTGTCGTTCCCATCCTCCACAATATCTGagtcagtaggtctgggtgggcCTGGGAACGTGCATCTCTAATGTTTTCAGGTGATGCTGCTAGTGCTGGCCTGGGGACCACACTCTGAGGACCACTGCCCTGGGCAGTTGGGGTCTTTGGAATGTTTGAAAGCCAATGAGTAAAATTATCTTGATTGTGTCTAAAGAAGATGACAGT from Camelus bactrianus isolate YW-2024 breed Bactrian camel chromosome 3, ASM4877302v1, whole genome shotgun sequence includes the following:
- the VCAN gene encoding versican core protein isoform X1, translating into MLITIKSILWMCSTLIAAHALHKVKVEKSPPVKGSLSGKVNLPCHFSTMPTLPPSYNNNSEFLRIKWSKIELDKNGKDLKETTVLVAQNGNIKIGQGYKGRVSVPTHPEDVGDASLTMVKLLASDAGLYRCDVMYGIEDTQDTVSLTVDGVVFHYRAATSRYTLNFETAQKACLDIGAVIATPEQLNAAYEDGFEQCDAGWLSDQTVRYPIRTPREGCYGDMMGKEGVRTYGFRAPHETYDVYCYVDHLDGDVFHITAPNKFTFEEAAEECENQDARLATVGELQAAWRNGFDQCDYGWLLDASVRHPVTVARAQCGGGLLGVRTLYRFENQTGFPPPDSRFDAYCYKPKQNVSEATTIELSMLAETVSPTLSEEPQMVPDRTIPTAPLITELPVITTKFPPVGNIVNFEQKATVQPQTVTHSIATESPTLAGGTKKPWDMDYYSPSASGPLGMPDIPEIKEEVPQSTPVISLHTTVSWDGVMEEIQTQESVTQIEQIEVGPLVTSMEISKHTPPKEFSVSETPFVPTTRTLESKTEKKTVSTVSESVTTSRYGFTLGEDDGEDRTFTVRSGLSTSVFSQIPEVVTVSKTSQDTTHTQLEDVESVSGPTIVSPVTVPVGEGSSTDSWEEKQTNGRKTEDFLGQDVFATPFPSWHHTEVELFPYSGDQRLVEGTSTVIYPSPQTGRERTETLRPEMRTVILTSTDDEIQEKITKDPFIGKIEEEGFSEMKFSTVSSEQLHLTESSVEMTESFDSPALTTTKPSVAPTEATDVKKDFTTTPAELETDGFGDTTKYDESITTVHLTQSTLNVEVVTVSKWSLDEGSTTSKPLESTEHAGSPTSPPALLTAMGVSGEDKEIPSFTEDGRDKFTLIPDSTQKPLKEFTEEDITDREKFTVRFQPTTSTGIAEKSTLRDSTTEEKVSRLASTEGQVVYTTMEGSALDEGEDMDVSKPISTVPQIAHTLDMEGSAFVNYSSTQEPTTYVDSSHTIPLSVIPKTEWGVLVPSIPSEDEVLGEPSQDIRVIDQTHLEATASPETVRTATEITQETTQEGFPGKGQTPEKPVPTLSSTADTAKETVTPLEEQESDGSAYTVSEDRLVTGSVTVPVLETTPIGEVEQSISFPPGAVTEHKAKTDEMLTLTPSVGPKVSLSPGPEQKYEIEGTSPRAFASPFSTSVTQATEETTTEKREKTSLDYIDLGSGLFEKPKATELPEFPAIKATVPSDITAAFSSVDRVHTTSASTEKPPLIDREPDEETTSDMIIIEESTSRVPLTTLEDIVAKETETDIDREYFTTSSTPSATQPTRPPTVEGQEAFRPQALSTPEPPAGTKFHPDINVYIIEVRENKTGRMSDLSVIGHPIDSESKEDCSEETDRRHELIAEILPELIEIDIYHSEEDEGEDEDCENATDVTTTPSVQYINGKHLVTTVPKDPEAAEARRGQFESVAPSRNFSDSSETDGHQFVITKTGLSTAMQPNESKETTEILEITWRPETYPETTEHFSSGEPEIFPTVPVPEGEASEGPESITKKSPELDYLMHQHTELVPLFPEESSGNAGIDQESQKIVFSRATEGTFGEEAGRSTFSTYTPSAVPSSASAEVSEEVSFTLTGSPRPDEPLSTAESWVEIALRQSVEFSGSPSIPIPEGSGEAEEDKDKMFAMVTDLSQKNTTDSLVTLDTSKTMITESLLNVPTPTVYLVSEQPSAVVPTKFVRETDTVEWVFRISPEGKEREDEEKGTTGTASTVEVHSPTQRSDHLMLPSEFESSSEVTASASASATRKSFMSLMTPTQSEREMTSSTLVFTETNVLDSLGAQTTEPSSSRQPGAWEGLSIVPGSPVSLFMELGSGETAADPETTTVSSFSLNVESEIQTQKETAGTLSPHVETLFPFEPTGLDLSTAMDREVAEIISQTSKENLISEISGEPNHGAEIKGFSTDFPLEEDFSGDFREYSTVSTPITKEETVMVEGSGDAAFNDTQISPSVIPTSAHVYHRADSEEPGRTVVSTSAFPWEEFPASAEGSGEQLVSLSSSGDQVFPSAVGNVSNTDSPTIDQGLGEEGAIDEADKRSTILPTVEAESTKASVEKGEVEVDGMDSVDFPQTVEPDTLWVTQEINPVRQGNESEVVAEEKIRDQKSLESPQSSVAPEQTSFDSQTFIEIGLQSTDYSTLTTKKTYSTDKEMEEEGISLGGMSTPNLDSPGLESYTTLPEVTEKSHFFLATASVTASVPAESVITGSTIKEEESRKPFPKVMRPIVKESDTDLLFSGLGSGEEILPTTVSVNFTDMEQVTSTLYPQTSQVQSFETSTLNGTTGDYEGMGVVESEIRPLISQTNSIFEDSETAASTTFLEILSDTRTEGPSPAPLTFSTDTEHRTSQTHHWAEEIQTSRPQPMADQVSKENSSTAETEGAATSSTDFLARTPGLEVAKGFVTSTPKPSDLFYEHSGEGSGELDMVDLVHASGTTQASRRGSTTFVSDRSPAKHPEVPSAKAVTVDGVPTISMMPLHPEQNESSPDPTSTLSSTTSYERSTEGTADSVQDHVRGFEDSTLRPDRRKATENIIIDLDKEDKDLILTITESTILEILPQLTSDKNTIIDIDHTKSIYEDILGMQTDIDPEVPSGQHGSYEDSTQVQEKYEAAVNLSLTEEDFEASGDTLLYSQATQNESVTPEDRSQLDHLGSVFTTGIPIPSTETELDVLLPTATSLLIPSKSATVNPEIEEPKMEAKTLDDIFESSTLSDGQAIADQSEIIATLGHLERTQDEDEEKKHVGPSLQPEFSSGAEEALIEPTSYVSIGTTYLMAQSLTEAPDMMEGSNPPDSTDTSAVSAFAKLSSQTPSSPPLTVHLGSGASEHSEGPQPSALPRADAGISQVPPRKPTYVEATFKPSSEEYFHITEPPSSSPDTELESSENESQPTLLKQTEASTTTELNAQKEIEIAQDSQNETSTQLSGETVKVFPSIKIPESGTVVTAASEVKLEGATLWPHSTSASVIYGVEAGVMPQPSPQTSERPTVPSSLEINPETQGVLIRGEDSTVATSEQQVSARILDSDNQATLSTTELNTELATPPFPLLETSNETSFLIGINEESVEGTAIYLPGPDRCKTNPCLNGGTCYPTETSYVCTCVPGYSGDRCELDFDECHSNPCRNGATCVDGFNTFRCLCLPSYIGALCERDTETCDYGWHKFQGQCYKYFAHRRTWDAAERECRLQGAHLTSILSHEEQMFVNRVGHDYQWIGLNDKMFEHDFRWTDGSTLQYENWRPNQPDSFFSAGEDCVVIIWHENGQWNDVPCNYHLTYTCKKGTVACGQPPVVENAKTFGRMKPRYEINSLIRYHCKDGFIQRHLPTIRCLGNGKWAMPKITCLNPSTYQRTYSKKYFKNSSSAKDNSINTSKHDHRWSRRWQESRR